A region from the bacterium genome encodes:
- a CDS encoding sodium:solute symporter — MVTYFAVGSGKFISTFLGIPDIGRIEDPLTQEEVKSLESSIEIVKNRTDIFLSDVTQASMELPMAKSMERGMQNIESGFLSIKEHPNNITKLSRLSLKLKDQSNLIKSIRRSDKFTQIINKEPDGDLSLHFNDLSAQFLNFEQQFQNSACYSIFIRAQFLAAFMMIFLAMIYTVASGLYGVVWTDVFQGALIFGTIFYICVTTFTNFRVPEKFFISIPMKDGTFQALSTTREVWTSIIPSFQLHFPADSVYSIYNLFGIAILFYLIKVTIEGSGGTSGYMIQRYFASKSDREAGLLSLFWTFLLSFRWPFIASIAVMGVVFGTTNGVINDPETVLPIVINKLVPAGVKGFLVAGLIAAAMSTFDSTVNAGASYWVKDIYQAYLNPKASEKKLMLHSRWASVIIVIFGLIFSLFIKNINEIWGWITMSIGAGMIIPTLVRWYWWRLNGYGFAIGTAAGMIAAIIQRIMFPHVPEYVSFAFASSISFAAMLIGTYATRPTDDDVLFEFYKTTRPFGFWRSVRKRFPESLLAKIDTENRRDKRAIWLAVPWQLVMFLMWITLIMRQWVYFFELLAVLIALSASLYFMWFRHLSKEVKVEAEV; from the coding sequence ATGGTGACCTATTTTGCAGTAGGCTCAGGTAAATTTATCAGTACATTCCTCGGCATACCTGATATAGGCAGAATAGAAGATCCTCTTACTCAGGAAGAGGTAAAATCTCTTGAAAGTTCAATCGAGATTGTGAAAAACAGGACGGATATTTTTCTGTCTGATGTTACTCAGGCATCTATGGAACTGCCTATGGCAAAATCGATGGAACGGGGAATGCAAAACATTGAATCCGGGTTTTTATCTATAAAAGAACACCCGAATAATATTACAAAATTATCGCGATTATCCCTGAAATTAAAAGATCAGTCTAATTTAATAAAATCAATCCGGCGGTCAGATAAATTTACTCAAATAATAAATAAAGAGCCTGACGGAGATTTATCTCTGCATTTTAATGACTTGTCAGCTCAATTCCTGAATTTTGAGCAGCAGTTTCAGAATTCGGCCTGTTATTCGATTTTTATTAGGGCACAATTTCTTGCTGCTTTTATGATGATATTTCTTGCCATGATTTATACTGTTGCCAGCGGATTGTATGGAGTTGTCTGGACAGATGTTTTCCAGGGGGCGCTGATTTTCGGAACAATATTCTATATATGTGTTACAACTTTTACAAATTTTAGAGTCCCGGAGAAATTTTTTATCTCAATACCCATGAAAGACGGTACTTTTCAGGCGCTGTCAACAACGAGAGAGGTGTGGACAAGCATTATACCGTCATTTCAGCTGCATTTTCCTGCTGATTCTGTTTATTCAATTTACAATCTGTTCGGAATTGCAATTCTTTTCTATTTGATAAAAGTAACTATTGAGGGAAGTGGAGGAACCTCTGGATACATGATTCAGAGGTATTTTGCATCTAAGAGCGACAGAGAGGCCGGGCTGCTCTCTCTGTTCTGGACATTCCTGCTCTCATTCAGATGGCCGTTTATTGCTTCAATTGCTGTTATGGGTGTTGTTTTCGGCACAACCAACGGAGTGATTAACGACCCCGAAACAGTGTTGCCTATTGTTATAAATAAACTGGTTCCTGCCGGAGTAAAAGGATTTCTCGTTGCAGGGTTGATTGCAGCAGCAATGTCGACTTTTGACTCTACGGTTAATGCGGGGGCATCGTACTGGGTCAAGGATATTTATCAGGCATATTTAAACCCGAAAGCATCTGAAAAGAAATTAATGCTTCACAGCAGGTGGGCATCAGTTATAATTGTAATTTTCGGACTTATATTCAGCCTGTTCATTAAAAATATTAATGAAATTTGGGGATGGATAACAATGAGCATCGGGGCAGGAATGATCATCCCGACTCTTGTTCGCTGGTACTGGTGGAGGCTTAACGGATATGGGTTTGCAATAGGAACTGCTGCAGGAATGATAGCTGCAATTATCCAGAGAATTATGTTTCCTCATGTGCCTGAGTATGTTTCGTTTGCTTTTGCCAGCAGTATCTCCTTTGCTGCCATGCTTATAGGAACATACGCTACCAGGCCGACAGATGACGATGTACTTTTTGAATTCTATAAAACGACCCGTCCGTTTGGGTTTTGGAGAAGTGTTCGTAAAAGATTTCCCGAATCTTTGCTTGCGAAAATTGATACTGAAAACCGCAGAGATAAACGTGCAATATGGCTTGCAGTTCCGTGGCAGCTTGTAATGTTTCTTATGTGGATAACGCTTATTATGAGACAGTGGGTGTACTTTTTTGAACTTCTTGCTGTATTAATTGCCCTTTCAGCCAGTCTCTATTTTATGTGGTTCAGGCATCTCTCAAAGGAAGTCAAAGTAGAAGCTGAAGTTTAA
- a CDS encoding T9SS type A sorting domain-containing protein yields MKRFTLLAVLVLLLAVAALNAQTVNVTFLVNTAAVPDTLGPNSVVQLRGSGGDLTWDGGSAIFLHNVGGDYWQGTYAFPANTTIEYKFYTNAEHDTVYAGAGWEHQGWEGDLAGGNRQLVLGGVDTTLDLQFVNGWKQGATQFEAPYETNDTTAVVYVRVNMQGWDDFNPNTQVIGLRGSNTSDWGETGDISWGTTYPLTRETNHVNGGSQRYSGGYFYSGAVHVPNTYIGGSIQYKVVVHNAGADLSEDWGNMVYNSDHQDVVRVSADDTTAHWFWFDDHKPIIVNHQDTVIVNFQADMSKAITNRGFAYGDTIEVRSGYFGTASAVSIKQMVRQGFTNIYAATDTIISSVGSDLDYQYYLIKNGIEYREVYYNFYYAGQTTGEAERRAADISSKSLTVQDISDSQTDLHRMPLFRNTQTLSQDVLVTFTCDVRPAIYQLKAGATLDDIQGNLDISDPDSVMILGAAINGPASGGWGTWGPGLMSDAAHQMFDDGTNGDAVAGDSIFTLQIQFYKDSTNNVIGQEFKFGIGGGDNEGGKGGYGNNHIENIDDTQNTYTIASQFGSINPAFYSAWDYDNQGPSTGVEEDGIVPYVFSLQNNYPNPFNPETTIRYTLGSAEKVNLAVYDMLGRKIATLVNANQKAGAYTVRWTGKDDAGRSASSGMYIYRIEAGSFKVSHKMVLMK; encoded by the coding sequence ATGAAAAGATTTACTCTTTTGGCAGTTTTAGTCTTACTGCTTGCAGTTGCTGCTCTTAATGCACAAACCGTGAATGTTACTTTTCTGGTAAATACAGCAGCCGTACCAGATACATTAGGTCCGAATTCTGTTGTACAATTAAGAGGAAGCGGCGGAGATTTAACATGGGATGGCGGCTCAGCGATTTTTCTCCATAATGTCGGGGGAGATTACTGGCAGGGTACGTATGCTTTTCCTGCGAACACAACAATTGAATACAAATTCTATACTAACGCGGAACATGATACTGTATATGCGGGAGCAGGATGGGAGCATCAAGGCTGGGAAGGCGATCTGGCAGGAGGTAATCGTCAATTAGTACTTGGTGGTGTTGACACTACATTAGACCTCCAGTTTGTAAATGGCTGGAAGCAGGGAGCAACACAGTTCGAAGCGCCTTATGAAACAAATGATACTACTGCTGTCGTATATGTTCGAGTAAATATGCAGGGATGGGATGATTTTAATCCGAATACTCAGGTAATAGGATTACGAGGATCAAATACAAGTGATTGGGGAGAAACCGGGGATATTTCCTGGGGTACCACATATCCGTTAACAAGAGAAACAAATCATGTTAATGGCGGCAGCCAGAGATATTCAGGAGGCTATTTTTACTCAGGAGCTGTTCATGTGCCCAATACATATATTGGAGGAAGTATTCAATACAAAGTAGTTGTTCACAATGCAGGTGCTGATTTGAGCGAGGACTGGGGAAATATGGTGTATAACTCGGATCATCAGGATGTTGTGCGTGTCAGTGCAGATGATACGACTGCTCACTGGTTCTGGTTTGATGATCATAAACCAATTATAGTGAATCATCAGGATACTGTAATTGTTAATTTCCAGGCAGATATGAGCAAAGCAATTACAAACCGCGGATTTGCTTACGGCGATACAATTGAAGTCAGGTCCGGTTACTTTGGAACAGCGTCAGCGGTTAGTATTAAACAAATGGTACGCCAGGGATTTACAAATATTTATGCTGCAACTGATACAATTATTAGTTCAGTCGGGTCTGACCTGGATTATCAGTATTATCTGATTAAGAACGGTATTGAATACAGAGAGGTTTATTATAACTTCTACTATGCAGGACAGACTACAGGTGAGGCAGAAAGAAGAGCTGCTGATATAAGTTCAAAATCTCTGACAGTACAGGATATTTCCGATAGTCAGACAGACCTGCACAGAATGCCGCTTTTCAGAAACACTCAGACTTTAAGCCAGGACGTACTTGTTACATTTACATGCGATGTGCGGCCTGCTATTTATCAGCTCAAAGCCGGTGCTACTCTTGATGATATTCAGGGAAACCTTGATATATCAGACCCGGATTCTGTAATGATCCTTGGAGCTGCTATCAACGGCCCTGCAAGCGGCGGCTGGGGGACATGGGGCCCCGGCCTTATGTCAGATGCAGCTCATCAGATGTTTGATGACGGCACTAATGGCGATGCTGTTGCCGGGGATAGTATTTTTACTCTCCAGATTCAATTCTACAAAGATAGCACAAATAATGTCATAGGCCAGGAATTCAAGTTTGGAATCGGCGGCGGTGATAATGAAGGCGGTAAAGGCGGATACGGAAATAATCATATTGAAAATATTGACGATACTCAGAATACCTATACCATTGCTTCGCAGTTCGGAAGCATTAATCCTGCCTTCTACAGTGCATGGGATTATGATAATCAGGGCCCGTCAACTGGTGTTGAAGAAGATGGAATAGTGCCGTATGTTTTCTCTCTGCAGAACAACTATCCTAATCCGTTCAATCCCGAAACAACAATAAGATATACTTTGGGATCAGCGGAAAAGGTTAATCTTGCTGTTTACGACATGCTGGGGCGCAAGATTGCTACATTAGTCAATGCAAACCAGAAAGCAGGAGCATATACAGTTCGCTGGACAGGTAAAGATGATGCAGGAAGGAGTGCAAGTTCAGGAATGTATATATACCGCATTGAAGCAGGAAGCTTCAAAGTTTCGCACAAGATGGTATTGATGAAATAG
- a CDS encoding PorV/PorQ family protein codes for MQNKIKKITFLLVILAGSLAVQKIEAQSKVGTSSAAFLGIGIGSRAAAMGGAFTALANDASALYYNPGGIARMGKSQFVFSHTNWIVDTNLNWIGLVIKLDNSNAVGLSITQLDYGQEEVTNVYHPEGTGEMWTAKDLVLALSYSRLLTDRFSIGGSAKYIQQKLWNESASAFAIDVGLLFITDFKDMKIGMSISNFGNDMRMQGKDLLKRIDIDPDHLGDNETIVGNLKTNSWPLPLFFRVGVSMDVVKIARNKITLAADAFRPSNNSGSVNVGGEFSFNNMFFLRGGYKSLFMKKTEEGFTAGIGVNVPMSGGYTWCVDYTYMDFGVFENIKMISASVKF; via the coding sequence ATGCAAAATAAGATAAAAAAAATAACTTTCTTGCTTGTGATTCTGGCCGGAAGCCTTGCAGTGCAGAAAATTGAAGCACAGTCAAAAGTGGGTACTTCATCAGCAGCGTTTCTTGGGATTGGAATTGGTTCACGTGCTGCTGCAATGGGAGGCGCTTTTACAGCATTAGCAAATGATGCATCTGCTTTGTATTATAATCCGGGCGGTATTGCGAGGATGGGAAAATCCCAGTTTGTTTTTTCTCATACTAACTGGATTGTTGATACAAATCTGAACTGGATTGGCCTGGTAATTAAACTTGACAATTCCAATGCTGTCGGTTTGAGTATTACACAGCTTGATTACGGCCAGGAGGAAGTGACAAATGTTTATCATCCTGAGGGAACAGGTGAGATGTGGACAGCAAAAGACCTTGTTCTTGCTCTTTCATACAGCCGTTTGCTGACTGACAGATTTTCAATAGGCGGCAGTGCAAAATACATTCAGCAAAAACTCTGGAATGAATCGGCATCAGCATTCGCCATTGATGTAGGGCTGCTTTTTATTACTGATTTTAAGGACATGAAGATAGGCATGAGTATTTCAAATTTTGGTAATGATATGCGAATGCAGGGAAAGGATCTTTTAAAGAGAATTGATATTGATCCTGATCATTTGGGAGATAACGAAACCATTGTAGGGAATCTGAAAACCAATTCATGGCCTCTTCCCCTGTTTTTCCGCGTAGGCGTATCAATGGATGTTGTCAAAATCGCAAGGAACAAAATTACATTAGCAGCAGATGCGTTCCGTCCAAGCAATAACTCCGGAAGTGTTAATGTCGGCGGAGAGTTTTCGTTTAATAATATGTTTTTCCTGAGAGGCGGGTATAAATCTTTGTTTATGAAAAAAACAGAAGAGGGGTTTACAGCAGGTATTGGAGTAAATGTCCCTATGTCCGGCGGATATACATGGTGCGTTGATTATACTTATATGGATTTTGGAGTTTTTGAAAATATAAAAATGATTTCAGCATCAGTAAAATTTTAA
- a CDS encoding alpha amylase C-terminal domain-containing protein: protein MKKTIIRVYIFLLIILNTPVFSQNSVSVTFCCYPSGENVVRAFVPGTFNNWGPNSNGRIYLGSLSQMTFIDSLCLYVKKQDLTEGSTYEYKFYEHYNDSGTDYAWITDPLNPGKNSSNYNNSVLHIKKGFIFEIAPGNGSIINDSRPVFSASLCIDAKDSILTNQSEIFIDNVFYGNVDDIFIPELSIVHSKLPYLNNGLHSVRIEVKTLNGLSFCDSTEFSVKAGGVYFVTPDIDSLLAPVYNVRWKVETSQKAVKKITFNQIGRYPINFTPKSSGLYEYAITASHGRNQYQVIVEDTAGAISYSDTLNLVYPVSKKPAARIDFELQGDDILLNGICEYHYGQKLSYIWKNQDTNSLVIEEAESCTTRTVRIPKPVLPGDYSFKLTIYDENGDSGSAVNFFTVNRDSTVTFPDYAAVPQWVRDTRIYSLFFKSFTAEATIAAATQKLDYIKDMGFNVIWVLPVMDVEGEIDRNTNIGYNIINLYKIEPSYGTSEDFRQFVKEAHRRGLRVILDVTPNHVSRSHPIALDVRSKGIYSRYYDFFQHKIIPHNDNGLGQTVSQDGIVYYTGFSSALLNWNWSDDEARKYMLDVYTYWLQEYNIDGFRFDVYWGPHRRYGREDFDIHLREALRKQKADIFLLGETSGTGEGTEAQYADKGGGIDAAYDWVFSGTVASFPSVVSLDGVLYNSGFRPGQNSYFLRFLENHDELRVAYRYNSINKTIPVSTAMFLSTGIPMIWQGQEVGMGYEMTGSKEYLARSIVQWDLSGREKILVHYQKLAQIRKQFPAFGHQPEDTNGDNKINSADENVIPRLSTSDSKVFAFARPWKDRNGLVVINMGPSRTDVQVNLNLANWAKFSHVYSGDNKYFLNDLYNNNSIMEQGKELDTLSVNLGPYDVAVFTISCTKDSLILPEIKTGFKQDNEKHLPAEFQLMQNFPNPFNGETAINYNIVCSGEVELSIFNIRGQRIKTIINKHQNPGFYSVSWNGRDDGGLSVSSGIYLCVLRFNKIINVKKLILSR from the coding sequence GTGAAAAAAACAATAATCAGGGTTTATATTTTCCTTTTGATTATTCTGAATACACCTGTTTTTTCTCAGAATAGCGTATCAGTTACATTCTGCTGTTATCCTTCAGGAGAAAACGTTGTAAGAGCATTCGTTCCTGGTACTTTTAACAACTGGGGGCCTAATTCAAACGGACGGATTTATCTGGGATCGCTATCACAGATGACCTTTATAGATTCGCTGTGCCTTTATGTCAAAAAACAAGATCTTACGGAAGGGAGTACTTACGAATACAAGTTTTACGAACACTACAATGATTCGGGAACAGATTATGCATGGATTACTGATCCTCTTAATCCTGGAAAGAATTCTTCTAATTACAATAATTCAGTACTCCATATAAAAAAAGGTTTTATTTTTGAGATTGCACCGGGGAACGGTTCAATTATTAATGATTCCCGGCCTGTTTTCAGTGCAAGTCTGTGTATTGATGCAAAGGATTCCATTCTTACTAACCAGTCGGAAATCTTCATTGATAATGTGTTTTACGGGAATGTTGATGATATCTTTATACCTGAGTTATCCATTGTTCATTCAAAACTGCCCTATCTTAATAACGGACTGCATTCTGTCAGGATTGAGGTTAAAACCTTAAACGGGTTGTCATTTTGCGATTCAACTGAATTCTCAGTTAAAGCAGGAGGTGTGTATTTTGTAACTCCGGATATCGACAGTCTTCTTGCTCCTGTCTATAATGTAAGATGGAAAGTTGAAACATCCCAAAAAGCAGTAAAGAAAATTACGTTCAATCAAATCGGCCGGTACCCGATTAATTTTACACCAAAATCTTCAGGACTGTATGAATATGCGATAACAGCATCGCATGGAAGAAATCAATATCAAGTGATTGTGGAAGACACTGCTGGGGCCATATCATATTCAGATACTTTAAATCTGGTTTATCCTGTTTCAAAAAAACCGGCAGCGAGAATAGATTTTGAGCTTCAGGGGGATGATATCTTGCTAAATGGCATCTGTGAGTATCATTACGGACAAAAATTGTCATATATCTGGAAGAATCAGGATACAAATTCTCTTGTTATTGAAGAAGCTGAGTCTTGTACAACGCGCACCGTACGAATTCCAAAACCGGTTTTACCGGGAGATTATTCATTTAAGCTGACAATTTACGATGAAAATGGTGATTCGGGTTCTGCTGTAAATTTTTTTACTGTGAACCGTGATTCAACTGTTACTTTTCCTGATTATGCTGCTGTTCCTCAATGGGTAAGAGATACGCGTATTTATTCATTGTTTTTTAAATCTTTTACTGCTGAAGCTACGATTGCAGCAGCAACACAAAAGCTTGATTATATAAAAGATATGGGATTTAATGTTATTTGGGTACTGCCTGTCATGGATGTTGAGGGAGAAATTGACAGAAATACAAATATAGGGTATAATATAATTAATTTATATAAAATAGAGCCGTCTTACGGAACCTCAGAAGATTTCAGGCAATTTGTAAAAGAGGCGCACAGAAGAGGTCTTAGGGTCATTCTTGATGTTACACCTAATCATGTCAGCCGTTCACATCCTATTGCCCTTGATGTACGTTCAAAAGGTATTTACAGCAGATATTATGACTTTTTTCAGCACAAAATTATCCCGCATAATGATAACGGCCTGGGCCAGACAGTATCTCAGGACGGCATTGTTTATTATACGGGATTTTCAAGTGCACTCTTAAACTGGAACTGGTCAGATGATGAAGCCCGCAAGTACATGCTGGATGTTTATACATATTGGCTGCAGGAGTACAACATAGACGGTTTCAGGTTTGACGTTTATTGGGGGCCTCACAGGCGTTACGGAAGAGAAGATTTTGATATCCATTTGAGGGAAGCTTTGCGAAAGCAAAAAGCCGACATTTTCCTCCTCGGAGAGACCTCAGGTACCGGAGAAGGTACAGAGGCTCAGTATGCTGATAAGGGAGGAGGAATAGACGCTGCGTATGACTGGGTATTCAGCGGAACAGTTGCGTCATTCCCGTCTGTAGTATCTTTGGATGGAGTTTTGTATAACAGCGGATTCAGGCCCGGGCAAAATTCATATTTTTTAAGATTTCTTGAAAATCATGATGAATTACGTGTGGCATACAGGTACAACAGTATTAACAAAACAATACCCGTATCAACAGCCATGTTTCTATCAACCGGAATCCCTATGATCTGGCAGGGGCAGGAAGTGGGAATGGGTTATGAAATGACCGGATCAAAGGAGTATCTTGCACGTTCAATCGTACAATGGGATTTATCCGGAAGAGAGAAGATTCTCGTCCATTATCAGAAACTTGCCCAGATAAGAAAACAGTTCCCTGCATTCGGACACCAGCCTGAAGATACGAATGGTGATAATAAAATTAACAGTGCAGATGAAAATGTTATACCGCGCTTAAGTACCTCGGATTCTAAAGTTTTTGCTTTTGCAAGGCCGTGGAAAGACAGAAACGGACTCGTTGTAATCAACATGGGCCCTTCCCGGACAGATGTTCAGGTTAACCTGAATCTGGCAAATTGGGCCAAATTTTCACATGTATATTCCGGTGATAACAAGTACTTTTTGAATGACTTATACAACAATAATTCAATCATGGAACAGGGGAAAGAACTTGATACACTAAGTGTGAATTTAGGGCCTTATGATGTTGCTGTATTTACAATCTCCTGTACAAAAGATTCCTTGATTCTGCCTGAAATCAAAACCGGATTTAAACAGGATAATGAAAAACATTTACCTGCAGAATTTCAACTTATGCAGAATTTCCCAAATCCCTTTAATGGAGAGACTGCCATCAATTACAATATTGTGTGCAGCGGAGAGGTTGAACTCTCAATTTTTAACATAAGAGGACAGAGGATAAAAACAATTATTAACAAGCATCAAAACCCTGGTTTTTATTCAGTATCATGGAATGGCAGGGATGACGGCGGTTTAAGTGTCAGCAGCGGGATATATTTATGTGTTCTCAGGTTTAATAAAATTATTAATGTTAAGAAATTAATTTTAAGCAGATAA
- a CDS encoding glycoside hydrolase family 31 protein: MKRYTQIIIILLLCAGSLFGQNSYRAGHYQEYFVKNNRIIVKFDSVDISISFLKDNIFRFAISGKDAENESVSEVVYKNALLLDSLKIKSCRNAISISYKKVNLKVNTNPLSIKVVNEKGNTILEGFQEEMVKISGQSVRITFKMQKNDHFYGFGEKCLPFDRRGYKFRMYNTQVYGYRKETSVMSINIPFFINPAGYGLYFDSFKPSFFDLGNSDKDCFYFSANERNLSFYMIIGNSIKKILSNYTWLTGRQPMPPRWAMGYLQSKYGYKNEKEARDIVNSFIKKRIPLSALILDLYWFGGMQKMGALNWDEKLWPGSNSMVEDFLSSGVRTVLIEEPYVNIQSTNFKEADSLSYFGFDKSGSALIDSTWAGQCAVIDMTNPKAAEWWWKKHVPLIKTGIAGWWTDLGEPESNPPEMNYLKGRSCTINNIYNLIWSRTLFKGYESDFPNKRVFMLTRSGFAGMQRWGTFPWSGDVDRSFGGLKCQIPIMLGMGMSGVGFMHSDIGGYVGKPDSELYARWIAFGAFSPIMRAHGVEKGTEPWSFGEETEKIARRYIDIRYKLRPYNYSLAYLNHIKGWPLARPLVFNYPDDEKVLNMSDEYLWGDDFLVAPVLEKGVRTRDVYFPEGEWIDFWSGKIFYGKSTQKVSAPLDKIPVFIRNGAIIPQLYSSSPNKQLNRDTLVVDFYPKGYSKFTLYEDDCETNEYMSGMYATTFFYLKEEVNLVNVYIGPCTGTYSNKPDIRLYLLKIHNVKTKPVFVSVNKGIISKKNKKFAERWIYNSPDKTLKIFISAHSNKSYFIKYCL; this comes from the coding sequence ATGAAAAGATATACACAAATTATTATAATTCTCCTGCTGTGTGCAGGCTCTCTTTTTGGGCAGAATTCATACAGAGCCGGCCATTATCAGGAATATTTTGTAAAAAATAACAGAATAATTGTCAAGTTTGATTCTGTTGATATTTCCATATCCTTTTTAAAAGATAATATTTTCAGGTTTGCAATATCCGGGAAAGATGCAGAAAATGAAAGTGTTTCCGAAGTAGTTTATAAAAATGCGTTACTCCTTGATAGTTTAAAAATTAAATCCTGCCGAAATGCAATTTCCATTTCATATAAAAAAGTAAATTTGAAAGTAAATACAAATCCTTTGTCAATAAAAGTTGTAAATGAAAAGGGAAATACAATTTTAGAAGGTTTTCAGGAAGAAATGGTTAAAATTTCCGGACAATCCGTTAGGATAACCTTTAAAATGCAGAAGAACGACCATTTTTACGGTTTCGGAGAAAAGTGTCTGCCTTTTGACCGCAGGGGATACAAGTTCAGAATGTACAATACCCAGGTTTATGGCTACAGAAAAGAAACATCGGTAATGAGTATAAATATTCCTTTCTTCATTAATCCTGCAGGTTACGGGCTCTATTTTGATTCCTTTAAACCGTCATTTTTCGATCTCGGCAATTCTGATAAGGATTGTTTTTACTTCAGCGCTAATGAGAGGAATCTTTCATTTTATATGATTATCGGCAATAGTATAAAAAAAATTCTTTCCAATTATACATGGCTGACCGGAAGACAGCCCATGCCGCCCAGATGGGCAATGGGTTACCTACAGTCAAAATACGGGTATAAAAACGAAAAAGAGGCCAGGGATATTGTAAATTCATTTATTAAAAAAAGAATACCTTTAAGTGCTTTGATTCTCGATCTGTACTGGTTCGGCGGAATGCAGAAGATGGGTGCACTGAATTGGGATGAGAAATTATGGCCTGGATCGAATTCAATGGTAGAGGATTTTCTCTCTTCAGGTGTTAGAACTGTTTTGATAGAAGAACCATATGTAAATATTCAATCGACAAATTTTAAGGAGGCCGATTCTTTATCATATTTTGGATTCGATAAATCCGGCTCTGCATTAATTGATTCAACCTGGGCCGGACAGTGTGCTGTCATTGATATGACAAATCCGAAAGCAGCTGAATGGTGGTGGAAAAAGCACGTCCCTCTTATTAAGACCGGAATTGCCGGATGGTGGACGGATTTGGGAGAACCTGAATCAAATCCTCCTGAAATGAATTATTTGAAAGGCAGATCCTGCACGATTAATAATATCTATAATTTAATATGGAGCAGAACTCTTTTTAAAGGATATGAATCGGATTTTCCGAACAAACGCGTTTTTATGCTGACAAGATCCGGTTTTGCAGGAATGCAGAGATGGGGCACCTTCCCGTGGTCAGGCGATGTGGACAGAAGCTTCGGAGGACTTAAGTGCCAGATTCCAATAATGCTTGGAATGGGTATGTCCGGTGTCGGGTTCATGCATTCGGATATCGGAGGTTATGTGGGAAAACCTGATTCCGAACTCTATGCGAGATGGATAGCGTTTGGTGCATTTTCCCCGATAATGCGTGCACATGGAGTTGAAAAAGGTACAGAGCCGTGGTCTTTTGGCGAAGAGACAGAAAAGATTGCGAGAAGATATATTGATATCAGGTATAAACTTAGACCCTACAATTACTCCCTTGCCTACCTCAACCATATTAAAGGATGGCCTCTTGCAAGGCCTCTGGTTTTCAATTATCCTGATGATGAGAAAGTTTTAAATATGTCCGATGAATATCTGTGGGGTGATGATTTCCTTGTTGCTCCTGTACTTGAAAAAGGTGTCAGAACACGCGATGTATATTTCCCTGAGGGAGAATGGATTGATTTCTGGAGCGGCAAAATATTTTACGGCAAAAGTACACAAAAAGTAAGCGCTCCTTTGGACAAAATACCTGTATTTATAAGAAACGGCGCAATTATTCCGCAGCTTTACAGCTCTTCTCCAAACAAGCAGCTTAACAGAGATACTCTTGTTGTAGATTTTTATCCGAAAGGGTATTCGAAATTTACTCTGTATGAAGATGACTGTGAAACGAATGAATATATGTCAGGAATGTACGCAACAACATTTTTTTATCTGAAAGAAGAAGTTAATCTTGTAAATGTTTATATAGGGCCTTGTACGGGAACATATTCCAATAAGCCTGATATTAGATTATATTTGCTGAAAATACACAATGTTAAAACCAAACCTGTTTTTGTTTCCGTAAACAAAGGAATTATTTCAAAAAAGAACAAAAAATTTGCAGAAAGATGGATATATAACAGTCCGGATAAAACACTGAAGATATTCATTTCTGCTCATTCTAATAAATCTTACTTTATCAAATACTGCTTGTAA